From Pulveribacter suum, a single genomic window includes:
- the nth gene encoding endonuclease III: protein MKDSAVAPFFATLRAANPHPTTELEYTTVFELLAAVLLSAQATDVSVNKATRRLFPVAGTPQAILALGPEVLEGYLRTINLYRNKTRYLLATCQLLIERHGGQVPRTREALEALPGVGRKTANVVLNTAFGEAAVAVDTHILRVSNRTGLAPGATPLAVELSLLRRVPPEFLPDSHHWLLLHGRYVCQARKPRCWECSVARWCDYEPKTPPPR from the coding sequence ATGAAAGACAGCGCCGTCGCTCCCTTTTTCGCCACCTTGCGGGCTGCCAATCCCCATCCCACGACGGAGCTGGAGTACACCACCGTGTTCGAGCTGCTGGCCGCGGTGCTGCTCTCGGCCCAGGCCACGGACGTGAGCGTGAACAAGGCCACGCGGCGGCTGTTTCCCGTCGCCGGCACGCCGCAGGCCATCCTGGCGCTGGGCCCCGAGGTGCTGGAGGGCTACCTGCGCACCATCAACCTGTACCGCAACAAGACGCGCTACCTGCTGGCCACCTGCCAGCTGCTGATCGAGCGCCATGGCGGCCAGGTGCCGCGCACGCGCGAGGCGCTGGAGGCCCTGCCCGGCGTGGGCCGCAAGACGGCCAACGTGGTGTTGAACACGGCCTTCGGCGAAGCCGCGGTGGCGGTGGACACGCACATCCTGCGCGTGTCCAACCGCACGGGCCTGGCGCCCGGCGCCACGCCGCTGGCGGTGGAGCTCAGCCTGTTGCGACGCGTGCCGCCGGAGTTCCTGCCCGACTCGCACCACTGGCTGCTGCTGCACGGGCGCTACGTCTGCCAGGCGCGCAAGCCGCGCTGCTGGGAATGCAGCGTCGCGCGCTGGTGCGACTACGAGCCCAAGACGCCGCCGCCACGCTGA
- a CDS encoding DUF6172 family protein, protein MRKTFQLHIEGKHPDRVLDATKHAVRKYLRRERGRPLPSGVDYWGFDCKFGPSAESAVEVPVGALIQRIDDLAREGGTQCYVEILACHGHWQAPPAKDAAEPGADD, encoded by the coding sequence ATGCGCAAGACATTTCAGCTGCATATCGAAGGCAAGCACCCCGACCGTGTTCTGGACGCCACCAAGCACGCCGTGCGCAAGTACCTGCGGCGCGAGCGCGGGCGCCCGCTGCCCAGCGGCGTGGACTACTGGGGCTTCGATTGCAAGTTCGGCCCGAGTGCAGAGAGCGCCGTGGAAGTGCCCGTGGGCGCGCTGATCCAGCGCATCGACGACTTGGCGCGCGAGGGCGGGACGCAGTGCTATGTGGAAATCCTGGCCTGCCACGGGCATTGGCAGGCGCCACCGGCCAAGGACGCCGCCGAGCCTGGCGCCGACGACTGA
- a CDS encoding CopD family protein: MYPFVFALHVLAATIWTGGHLVLALAVLPRALRTRSPQTLLQFEQTYEHVGMAALAIQVATGLWMALQLVPDWGQWFSPDTSMERAVSLKLALLAATALVAAHARARVIPKLSAQTLPLMAWHVGAVTLLGVGFVLTGVAFRYGGIGG, translated from the coding sequence ATGTACCCCTTCGTTTTCGCGCTGCACGTGCTGGCCGCCACCATCTGGACCGGCGGGCACCTGGTGCTGGCGCTGGCCGTGCTGCCCCGGGCGCTGCGCACGCGCTCGCCGCAGACCCTGCTGCAATTCGAGCAAACCTATGAGCACGTGGGCATGGCGGCGCTGGCGATCCAGGTAGCCACCGGGCTGTGGATGGCGCTGCAGCTGGTGCCCGACTGGGGCCAGTGGTTCAGCCCCGACACGTCGATGGAACGGGCCGTATCGCTGAAGCTGGCCCTGCTGGCGGCCACCGCGCTGGTGGCGGCGCACGCGCGGGCGCGCGTCATCCCGAAGTTGAGCGCGCAGACCCTGCCGCTGATGGCCTGGCACGTGGGCGCCGTCACGCTGCTGGGTGTGGGCTTCGTGCTGACCGGCGTGGCCTTTCGCTACGGTGGGATCGGCGGCTGA
- a CDS encoding DEAD/DEAH box helicase: MSFTSLGLSSALVQAASRLGMTTPTPIQAAAIPAALQGCDLLGAAQTGSGKTAAFALPLLQQLQQQQGAAAGPRPVRALVLVPTRELAAQVGEVLRSLAQQLPAPPKVAVVFGGVSINPQMMALRGGADVVVATPGRLLDLEQHNALRLSAVAHLVLDEADRLLDLGFADELQRVLALLPAQRQNLFFSATFPPAVQALADGLLRDPVRVQVPSAPGSEPDITQRAIAVDASRRTQLLRHLIQQHDWSRVLVFVATQYAADHVAAKLYQAGIYATPLHGGLSQGARRRALQDFKDERWQVLVTTDLAARGIDIAQLPAVVNYDLPRSAVDYVHRIGRTGRAGEAGMAVSFVTAAAEPHLRLIEKRQGLALPREQVPGFEPTETAAPAPATDPQGTGGIKGKRPSKKDKLRAAAAAKEAAAKD, encoded by the coding sequence ATGTCCTTTACCTCCCTCGGCCTGTCTTCGGCCCTCGTCCAGGCCGCCAGCCGGCTGGGCATGACCACACCCACCCCCATCCAGGCGGCAGCCATACCGGCCGCCCTGCAAGGCTGTGACCTGCTGGGCGCCGCGCAGACCGGCTCGGGCAAGACTGCTGCCTTCGCCCTGCCCCTGTTGCAGCAGTTGCAGCAGCAGCAGGGCGCTGCCGCCGGCCCGCGTCCGGTGCGCGCCCTGGTGCTGGTGCCCACGCGCGAGCTGGCGGCCCAGGTGGGCGAGGTGCTGCGCAGCCTGGCGCAGCAACTGCCGGCGCCCCCGAAGGTGGCTGTGGTCTTCGGCGGTGTCTCCATCAATCCGCAGATGATGGCCCTGCGCGGCGGCGCCGACGTGGTGGTGGCCACGCCCGGGCGCCTGCTCGACCTGGAGCAGCACAACGCGCTGCGCCTGTCCGCCGTGGCCCACCTGGTGCTGGATGAGGCCGACCGCCTGCTCGACCTGGGCTTTGCCGATGAACTGCAGCGCGTGCTGGCCCTGCTGCCGGCGCAGCGGCAGAACCTGTTCTTCTCGGCCACCTTCCCGCCCGCCGTGCAGGCGCTGGCCGACGGCCTGCTGCGCGATCCGGTGCGCGTGCAAGTGCCCTCTGCGCCGGGTAGCGAGCCCGACATCACCCAGCGCGCCATTGCGGTGGACGCCAGCCGCCGCACGCAGCTGCTGCGCCACCTCATCCAGCAGCACGACTGGTCGCGGGTGCTGGTGTTCGTGGCCACGCAGTACGCGGCCGACCATGTGGCGGCCAAGCTCTACCAGGCCGGCATCTACGCCACGCCCCTGCACGGCGGCCTGAGCCAGGGCGCGCGCCGCCGGGCGCTGCAGGACTTCAAGGATGAACGCTGGCAGGTGCTGGTGACCACCGACCTGGCCGCGCGCGGTATCGACATCGCGCAGCTGCCCGCCGTGGTCAATTACGACCTGCCCCGCTCTGCGGTGGACTACGTGCACCGCATCGGCCGCACGGGCCGCGCAGGCGAGGCTGGCATGGCCGTGAGCTTCGTGACGGCCGCCGCCGAGCCGCATTTGCGCCTGATCGAAAAGCGCCAGGGCCTGGCCCTGCCGCGTGAGCAGGTGCCGGGCTTCGAGCCCACCGAAACCGCTGCGCCCGCGCCCGCCACCGACCCGCAGGGCACGGGCGGCATCAAGGGCAAGCGCCCCAGCAAAAAGGACAAGCTGCGCGCCGCGGCGGCCGCCAAGGAGGCGGCGGCCAAGGACTGA
- a CDS encoding aminotransferase-like domain-containing protein, with the protein MAFADRLNNVETSAIRELFKLLGKPGIISFAGGFPDSAMFDVDGIREAANRALADEPGAALQYGATEGYQPLREQLAAFMAGKGAQAVAPDNLIVTTGSQQALDLLGKTLISPGDKVIVEGPTFLATIQCFRLYGAELISAPVDGDGVKTDELERLIAEHKPKFVYLIPTFGNPSGALLSAERRQAVLEMAVRHQTLIVEDDPYGDLYFGAAPPPSLLALSAGVPGSRELLVHCGSLSKVLSPGLRVGWLIAPAELLAKATMCKQFSDAHTSTFAQATAAQYLKAGRMPATLARVRQVYAERAQAMGDALRRELGDAIDFVPPQGGLFVWARLTGAGGKVADGNVFAKRAIEQGVAFVPGTPFYCAHPDHATLRLSFATADVDKIREGVVRLGQALAG; encoded by the coding sequence ATTGCCTTTGCCGACCGCCTGAACAACGTAGAGACCTCCGCCATCCGCGAGCTGTTCAAGCTGCTGGGCAAGCCCGGCATCATCAGCTTCGCCGGCGGCTTTCCCGACAGCGCCATGTTCGACGTGGACGGCATCCGCGAGGCCGCCAACCGCGCCCTGGCCGACGAGCCCGGCGCCGCGCTGCAATACGGCGCCACCGAGGGCTACCAGCCGCTGCGCGAGCAGCTGGCCGCCTTCATGGCAGGCAAGGGCGCACAGGCCGTGGCGCCGGACAACCTGATCGTCACCACCGGCAGCCAGCAGGCGCTGGACCTGCTGGGCAAGACGCTCATCAGCCCGGGCGACAAGGTCATCGTGGAAGGGCCCACCTTCCTGGCCACCATCCAGTGCTTTCGCCTGTACGGCGCCGAGCTGATCAGCGCGCCCGTCGATGGCGACGGCGTGAAGACCGACGAGCTGGAAAGGCTCATCGCCGAGCACAAGCCGAAGTTCGTCTATCTGATTCCCACCTTTGGCAACCCCAGCGGCGCGCTGCTCAGCGCCGAGCGCCGCCAGGCCGTGCTGGAGATGGCCGTGCGGCACCAGACGCTGATCGTCGAGGACGACCCGTATGGCGACCTGTACTTCGGCGCCGCGCCGCCGCCCAGCCTGCTGGCCCTGTCGGCCGGCGTGCCCGGCAGCCGCGAGCTGCTGGTGCATTGCGGCTCGTTGAGCAAGGTGCTGTCGCCCGGCCTGCGCGTGGGCTGGCTCATCGCCCCGGCCGAGCTGCTGGCCAAGGCCACCATGTGCAAGCAGTTCTCGGACGCGCACACCAGCACCTTCGCCCAGGCCACGGCGGCCCAGTACCTCAAGGCAGGGCGCATGCCGGCCACGCTGGCCCGCGTGCGCCAGGTCTATGCCGAGCGCGCCCAGGCCATGGGCGACGCGCTGCGCCGCGAGCTGGGCGATGCGATTGATTTCGTGCCGCCGCAGGGCGGGCTGTTCGTCTGGGCGCGGCTGACGGGCGCAGGCGGCAAGGTGGCGGACGGCAACGTTTTTGCCAAGCGCGCCATCGAGCAGGGCGTGGCCTTTGTGCCCGGCACGCCGTTTTACTGCGCCCACCCCGACCACGCCACGCTGCGCCTGTCGTTTGCCACGGCCGACGTGGACAAGATCCGCGAGGGCGTGGTGCGCCTGGGCCAGGCCCTGGCTGGATGA
- a CDS encoding SlyX family protein, with protein MSAMASTDERLQALEIKAAYAEDLLDELNLALYRQQQLVERLQQELGELRRRVPDGDAGPRNLRDELPPHY; from the coding sequence ATGAGCGCCATGGCCAGCACCGACGAGCGCCTGCAGGCGCTGGAGATCAAGGCGGCCTACGCCGAGGACCTGCTGGACGAGCTGAACCTGGCGCTGTACCGCCAGCAGCAGCTGGTCGAGCGCCTGCAGCAGGAGCTGGGCGAGCTGCGCCGGCGCGTGCCCGACGGCGACGCCGGGCCGCGCAACCTGCGCGACGAGCTGCCCCCGCACTACTGA
- a CDS encoding translation initiation factor Sui1 has translation MKSLRDLGSLSGLVYSTDAGRMCPGCRQPVAQCSCQSSQPAPAGDGIVRVSRETKGRGGKAVTLVRGVPVDAAALEQLGKQLKAACGSGGTVKDGVIEVQGDHVERVMAALQNQGYRVKRSGG, from the coding sequence ATGAAATCCCTGCGCGACCTGGGCAGCCTGAGCGGGCTGGTCTATTCCACCGATGCCGGCCGCATGTGCCCCGGCTGCCGCCAGCCCGTGGCGCAATGCAGCTGCCAGTCCAGCCAGCCCGCGCCTGCGGGCGACGGCATCGTGCGCGTGTCGCGCGAAACCAAGGGCCGCGGCGGCAAGGCCGTCACCCTGGTGCGGGGGGTGCCGGTGGACGCGGCGGCGCTGGAGCAACTGGGCAAGCAGCTCAAGGCCGCCTGCGGCAGCGGCGGCACGGTCAAGGACGGCGTGATCGAGGTGCAGGGCGACCACGTGGAGCGCGTGATGGCCGCGCTGCAAAATCAGGGCTACCGCGTCAAGCGCTCGGGCGGCTGA
- a CDS encoding RrF2 family transcriptional regulator, whose translation MRLTQWTDYTLRVLMYCAACQQRAQPVTITEVAQAHGISRSHLTKIVQQLAARGLLDTTRGRGGGMRLMRPASQINIGAVVRSTETDFDMVECFNDDHNTCRMSMHCGLKGLLGQATQAYLAVLDAVTLADLVPPKGETAQAVHSLRFMPGLPVPA comes from the coding sequence ATGCGACTGACCCAGTGGACCGACTACACGCTGCGCGTACTGATGTACTGCGCCGCCTGCCAGCAGCGCGCGCAGCCGGTCACCATCACCGAGGTGGCGCAGGCGCACGGCATTTCGCGCAGCCACCTGACCAAGATAGTCCAGCAGCTGGCCGCCCGGGGCCTGCTGGACACCACGCGCGGGCGCGGTGGCGGCATGCGGCTGATGCGCCCGGCCAGCCAGATCAATATCGGCGCCGTGGTGCGCTCCACCGAGACCGACTTCGACATGGTCGAGTGCTTCAACGACGACCACAACACCTGCCGCATGAGCATGCACTGCGGCCTGAAGGGCCTGCTGGGCCAGGCCACGCAGGCCTACCTGGCGGTGCTGGACGCCGTCACCCTGGCCGACCTGGTGCCGCCCAAGGGCGAGACGGCGCAGGCCGTGCATTCGCTGCGCTTCATGCCCGGCCTGCCCGTGCCGGCCTGA
- a CDS encoding DUF3820 family protein: MDPERLALLLERKMPFGKHQGLVIADLPANYLHWFAREGFPRGEIGQLLALMYELDHNGLRELLAPLQAARRNQKP, translated from the coding sequence CTGGACCCGGAGCGCCTGGCGCTGCTGCTCGAGCGCAAGATGCCGTTTGGCAAGCACCAGGGCCTGGTCATTGCCGACCTGCCGGCCAACTACCTGCACTGGTTTGCCCGCGAGGGCTTTCCGCGCGGCGAGATCGGCCAGCTGCTGGCGCTGATGTATGAGCTGGACCACAACGGCCTGCGCGAACTGCTGGCGCCGCTGCAGGCAGCCAGAAGAAATCAAAAACCATAG
- a CDS encoding HTH-type transcriptional regulator ArgP yields MLDYTGLQSLAAVLREGSFERAARRLHVTPSAVSQRVKQLEERAGQVLVLRGTPCTGTEAGRRLCLHLEQVQLLENELRRANPELVADGAAAPAPTLQLAVNADSLSTWFMHAMAAFTAGGNELLDLRIDDQEHTGERLRDGEVIAAVTATRAAIAGCNTWPLGTMRYVAAASPAYVARHFAQGVNATTLACAPVMTYDRKDRLQERWLQARGLAGRVHAPRHFLPSEFGYVRACEVGMGWGMHPTALIAAQLASGALVELLPGTPLEVPLYWAHPRSAQQSLTRLTQCVMAAARDGLEDAPAGPPGNDALLRPARAGRA; encoded by the coding sequence ATGCTGGACTACACCGGGCTGCAGTCCCTGGCGGCTGTGCTGCGCGAGGGCAGCTTCGAGCGTGCCGCGCGGCGGCTGCACGTCACGCCCTCGGCCGTGTCGCAGCGCGTCAAGCAGCTGGAAGAGCGCGCCGGCCAGGTGCTGGTGCTGCGCGGAACACCCTGCACCGGCACCGAGGCCGGGCGCCGCCTGTGCCTGCACCTGGAGCAGGTGCAGCTGCTGGAAAACGAACTGCGGCGCGCCAACCCCGAGCTGGTGGCCGACGGGGCCGCCGCGCCCGCGCCCACGCTGCAGCTGGCCGTCAACGCCGATTCGCTGTCCACGTGGTTCATGCACGCCATGGCGGCCTTCACTGCCGGCGGCAACGAGCTGCTGGATCTGCGCATCGACGACCAGGAACACACGGGAGAGCGCCTGCGCGACGGCGAGGTGATCGCCGCCGTCACCGCTACCCGCGCGGCCATCGCCGGCTGCAACACTTGGCCGCTGGGCACTATGCGCTACGTGGCTGCGGCCAGCCCGGCCTACGTGGCGCGGCACTTCGCCCAGGGCGTGAACGCCACAACGCTGGCATGCGCGCCCGTCATGACCTACGACCGCAAGGACCGCCTGCAGGAGCGCTGGCTGCAGGCCCGGGGCCTGGCCGGGCGCGTGCACGCGCCGCGGCACTTCCTGCCTTCCGAATTCGGCTATGTGCGCGCCTGCGAGGTCGGCATGGGCTGGGGCATGCACCCCACGGCCTTGATTGCAGCGCAGCTGGCCAGTGGCGCGCTGGTGGAGCTGCTGCCCGGCACCCCGCTGGAGGTGCCGCTGTACTGGGCCCATCCCCGCAGCGCCCAGCAGTCGCTGACGCGGCTGACGCAGTGCGTGATGGCGGCCGCACGCGACGGCCTGGAGGACGCGCCCGCCGGCCCGCCAGGCAACGACGCCCTGCTCAGGCCGGCACGGGCAGGCCGGGCATGA
- a CDS encoding LysE/ArgO family amino acid transporter, producing the protein MFTSAAASSSWVTGFTVCLSLIVSIGAQNIYVLRQAVQGEHVRACVAWCVVSDALLVGLGVAGMAQLLGSSPTLAHWLQWGGALFLLCYGLFAWYRAFFAPGDGLQAEGGRVARGMLGVISGLAVITLLNPHVYLDTVVLIGSIGARQDGWLKAVFVLGAASASLTWFVVLAFAGRRLQRVFADPRAWQVLDAITGAMMFVLAWWVWRAA; encoded by the coding sequence ATGTTCACCTCTGCCGCCGCCTCTTCTTCCTGGGTCACGGGTTTCACCGTATGCCTGTCGCTGATCGTCTCCATCGGCGCGCAGAACATCTATGTGCTGCGCCAGGCCGTGCAGGGCGAGCATGTGCGTGCCTGCGTGGCCTGGTGCGTGGTCAGCGATGCGCTGCTGGTCGGGCTGGGGGTGGCGGGCATGGCGCAACTGCTGGGCAGCTCGCCCACGCTGGCGCACTGGCTGCAGTGGGGCGGGGCGCTGTTTTTGCTGTGCTACGGCCTGTTTGCCTGGTACCGGGCGTTCTTCGCGCCCGGCGATGGCCTGCAGGCCGAAGGCGGGCGTGTGGCGCGCGGCATGCTGGGCGTCATCAGCGGCCTGGCCGTCATCACGCTGCTGAACCCGCACGTGTACCTGGACACGGTGGTGCTCATCGGCTCCATCGGCGCACGCCAGGACGGCTGGCTCAAGGCGGTGTTCGTGCTGGGGGCCGCCTCGGCCAGCCTGACCTGGTTCGTGGTGCTGGCCTTTGCCGGGCGGCGGCTGCAGCGGGTGTTTGCCGACCCGCGCGCCTGGCAGGTGCTGGACGCCATCACCGGCGCCATGATGTTCGTGCTGGCCTGGTGGGTCTGGCGCGCTGCCTGA
- the ytfE gene encoding iron-sulfur cluster repair protein YtfE yields MNAIADAAVTAFDPSQAIGQIAVELPGATAVFRRLKLDFCCGGQISLRQATADKGLDLQAVVQELSALQRPDTLPETGTPAELIGHIVSRYHEVHRQQLPELIRMARRVEAVHRGNPHVPAGLADVLEEMEQELLSHMHKEEAILFPMLARGGNDFVVQPIGVMRSEHNEHGEALEHIARLTTDMVPPPGACNTWRALYAGLAQLADDLVNHIHLENNVLFPQFEPAAAQGCGSTSACGCSGS; encoded by the coding sequence ATGAACGCCATTGCGGACGCTGCCGTCACCGCCTTCGATCCCAGCCAGGCCATCGGCCAGATCGCCGTGGAGCTGCCGGGCGCCACCGCCGTGTTTCGCCGCCTGAAGCTGGATTTTTGCTGCGGCGGCCAGATCAGCCTGCGCCAGGCCACGGCCGACAAGGGGCTGGACCTGCAGGCCGTGGTGCAGGAACTGTCGGCCCTGCAGCGCCCGGACACCCTGCCCGAGACCGGCACGCCCGCCGAGTTGATCGGCCATATCGTCTCGCGCTACCACGAGGTGCACCGCCAGCAGCTGCCCGAGCTGATCCGCATGGCCCGCCGGGTGGAGGCCGTGCACCGCGGCAACCCGCACGTGCCCGCCGGCTTGGCCGACGTGCTGGAGGAGATGGAGCAGGAGCTGCTCTCGCACATGCACAAGGAAGAAGCCATCCTGTTTCCCATGCTGGCGCGCGGCGGAAACGACTTCGTCGTCCAGCCCATCGGCGTGATGCGCTCGGAGCACAACGAGCATGGCGAGGCGCTGGAGCACATTGCCCGCCTGACGACCGACATGGTCCCGCCGCCCGGTGCCTGCAACACCTGGCGCGCCCTGTATGCGGGCCTGGCGCAGCTGGCCGACGACCTGGTCAACCACATCCACCTGGAAAACAACGTGCTGTTCCCGCAGTTCGAGCCTGCCGCCGCGCAGGGTTGCGGCTCCACGTCGGCCTGTGGCTGCTCCGGCAGCTGA